In Blastopirellula sediminis, the following proteins share a genomic window:
- a CDS encoding aldo/keto reductase produces the protein MQYRPLGRTGIDVSELSLGGLYTSSLAGGDAETAQLLAAASELGINYCDTAPAYADSELVLGKALQASGKPLIVSTKFGGRPQPFDPRNVDQLKQSLAESRRLLGREQIDILLIHEPDRPQQYPWWSSYQPLAGPALDLLQELKASGEVKAIGLAGTTVTEMTSLVRTGLFDVLLTAFNYNLLFREAEEELLPAAKEQGMGVIVGSALGQGFLGRRFDQEVLDRPCWMSRRRREQLLRLYTFLDETGFDLPELCLRFVLSNPDISTVLIGAKTRQQLETSVSGAKQGPLPPETLAQLAEIASMLPHRPYEEPMILPLGKPYFGPGLANMGAAVQVGKN, from the coding sequence ATGCAATATCGCCCCCTCGGTCGTACTGGAATTGACGTCAGCGAGCTTTCGCTCGGCGGACTCTACACCTCCTCGCTCGCCGGCGGCGACGCCGAAACCGCTCAGCTGCTGGCGGCGGCGTCCGAGTTGGGAATCAACTACTGCGATACGGCGCCTGCCTACGCCGACAGCGAACTGGTCCTGGGCAAAGCGCTGCAAGCCTCCGGCAAGCCGTTGATCGTCTCGACCAAGTTCGGTGGACGTCCGCAGCCGTTCGATCCGCGGAACGTCGACCAGTTGAAACAATCGCTGGCCGAAAGCCGCCGCCTGTTGGGGCGCGAGCAGATCGATATCCTGCTGATTCACGAGCCTGATCGTCCGCAGCAATATCCTTGGTGGAGCAGCTACCAGCCGCTCGCCGGGCCGGCGCTCGATCTGTTGCAAGAGCTCAAAGCGTCGGGAGAGGTCAAAGCGATCGGCCTGGCCGGCACGACCGTCACCGAGATGACGTCGCTCGTCCGCACCGGCTTGTTTGACGTCCTGCTGACGGCGTTCAACTACAACCTGCTGTTTCGCGAAGCGGAAGAAGAACTACTGCCGGCCGCCAAAGAACAAGGAATGGGGGTTATCGTCGGTTCGGCGCTGGGACAAGGATTTCTGGGACGTCGATTCGACCAAGAAGTTTTGGATCGCCCCTGCTGGATGAGCCGTCGCCGGCGCGAACAATTGCTCCGGCTTTATACGTTTTTGGACGAGACCGGTTTCGACCTGCCGGAGCTGTGCCTTCGCTTCGTCCTGAGCAACCCTGATATTTCGACAGTGTTGATCGGCGCCAAAACGCGTCAGCAACTAGAAACCAGCGTCAGCGGCGCCAAACAAGGTCCATTGCCCCCAGAAACGCTCGCTCAACTGGCCGAAATCGCATCGATGCTGCCGCATCGGCCGTATGAAGAGCCGATGATCTTGCCATTGGGGAAACCTTATTTCGGACCTGGACTCGCCAATATGGGCGCCGCGGTCCAAGTTGGCAAAAACTAG
- a CDS encoding type II toxin-antitoxin system RelE/ParE family toxin, whose protein sequence is MAYRLAATAKSDLREILEYVGAQTEVGVRQLLTRFYQRFRLLASQPLLGQHVEGTADWRFSVLGVYVIFYRPAGANIEILRILHGNRDIDSLLRQP, encoded by the coding sequence ATGGCCTATCGCCTTGCCGCCACTGCGAAATCCGATCTGCGTGAGATCCTGGAATATGTTGGCGCGCAGACCGAGGTTGGAGTGCGTCAATTATTGACTCGCTTCTACCAACGGTTTCGGCTCTTGGCGTCTCAGCCGTTGCTTGGCCAGCATGTTGAAGGTACCGCGGATTGGAGATTTAGCGTCCTAGGCGTCTATGTCATTTTTTATCGCCCAGCTGGCGCCAATATCGAAATCCTGCGTATTCTCCACGGCAACCGCGATATCGATAGTTTGCTGCGACAACCATGA
- a CDS encoding PF20097 family protein — translation MTEPTENSSAENPFASPKCDTPDRPVRDCPDCQAPMEYGMVTSYAPIKWRILDRSMLERILAGGDEPVVGSDFALRLGPFRSDSFRCRLCGMIIIAPRSQQPDKSPKKK, via the coding sequence ATGACCGAACCCACCGAAAACTCCAGCGCTGAGAACCCATTCGCTTCGCCCAAATGCGATACGCCGGATCGGCCGGTGCGCGATTGCCCTGATTGCCAGGCGCCGATGGAGTACGGCATGGTCACTTCTTACGCGCCGATCAAATGGCGAATTCTCGATCGTTCAATGCTCGAACGAATCTTGGCCGGCGGAGATGAGCCGGTCGTCGGTTCCGACTTTGCACTCCGGCTCGGACCGTTTCGAAGCGATAGTTTTCGTTGCCGGCTCTGCGGGATGATCATCATCGCGCCGCGCAGTCAACAGCCGGACAAATCGCCGAAGAAGAAGTAG
- the trmB gene encoding tRNA (guanosine(46)-N7)-methyltransferase TrmB — translation MGRKALPKLNPSVDFSRNFLLAEKLPRPWDPEALFGRVAPLEIEVGSGKGLFMRNASGANPAHDFLGIEIAFKYAEYAGYRLAKEGRTNAVMVHGDGQKIFPEVFPDGSAVAVHVYFPDPWWKKRHHRRRVMNETFSQEIERVLGPGGTLHFWTDVEEYFDMTVELLHANTKLEGPIPVEESPAEHDLDYRTHFERRMRKNELDVFRSQFRKPL, via the coding sequence ATGGGCCGCAAAGCGCTTCCGAAACTCAATCCCAGCGTCGACTTCAGTCGCAACTTCCTCCTCGCGGAAAAACTACCGCGTCCCTGGGATCCTGAAGCGCTGTTTGGTCGCGTCGCGCCGCTCGAAATCGAGGTCGGTAGCGGCAAAGGGCTGTTCATGCGGAACGCTTCGGGCGCCAATCCGGCGCACGACTTTCTCGGCATCGAGATCGCCTTCAAGTACGCCGAGTATGCCGGCTACCGGTTGGCCAAAGAAGGCCGTACCAACGCCGTCATGGTGCACGGCGACGGCCAGAAGATCTTTCCGGAAGTCTTTCCCGACGGATCGGCCGTTGCGGTTCACGTCTACTTCCCCGACCCGTGGTGGAAGAAGCGTCACCATCGCCGCCGCGTGATGAACGAGACCTTCTCGCAAGAGATCGAGCGCGTTCTGGGCCCCGGCGGCACGCTCCACTTCTGGACCGACGTCGAAGAATACTTCGACATGACGGTCGAACTGCTGCACGCCAACACGAAGCTGGAAGGTCCGATCCCGGTCGAAGAAAGCCCGGCCGAGCATGACCTCGACTATCGCACGCACTTCGAACGCCGCATGCGGAAGAACGAACTCGACGTCTTCCGCAGCCAGTTCCGCAAGCCGCTGTAA
- a CDS encoding 3-hydroxyacyl-ACP dehydratase FabZ family protein, with the protein MPREDYILDPATIDCNNVIADIEAIRELNPQRYEMEQLTAIVYEDTENDICVGYKDLADDEFWVRGHMPGMPLMPGVLMCEAAAQVSSWYVTRHNLMGDYKLGFGGLDQVKFRGIVQPGNRLLIVLQKTKGRAGRIIVCRFQAFIDERLVCEGEIRGIPLPANL; encoded by the coding sequence GTGCCGCGCGAAGATTACATCCTCGATCCCGCGACGATCGACTGCAACAACGTGATCGCTGATATCGAAGCGATCCGCGAGCTGAACCCGCAACGCTACGAAATGGAGCAGTTGACGGCGATCGTCTACGAAGACACCGAGAACGACATTTGCGTCGGGTACAAAGACCTGGCCGATGACGAGTTCTGGGTCCGTGGTCATATGCCCGGCATGCCGCTCATGCCGGGGGTGTTGATGTGCGAAGCGGCCGCTCAGGTCAGTTCGTGGTACGTCACGCGCCATAACCTGATGGGAGACTACAAGCTCGGCTTCGGCGGTCTCGACCAGGTCAAGTTCCGCGGCATCGTGCAGCCGGGCAACCGTCTGCTGATCGTGCTGCAGAAGACCAAGGGACGAGCCGGGCGAATCATCGTCTGCCGCTTCCAAGCCTTCATCGACGAACGTCTGGTCTGCGAAGGCGAAATTCGCGGCATTCCTCTCCCGGCTAATCTGTAA
- a CDS encoding 50S ribosomal protein bL37, which produces MAKPHRTLKKANHGRRPANAKARKAKRRSIKT; this is translated from the coding sequence ATGGCCAAACCGCACCGCACGCTGAAGAAAGCCAACCACGGCCGGCGCCCCGCGAACGCCAAGGCTCGCAAAGCCAAGCGTCGTTCGATCAAGACCTAG
- a CDS encoding MMPL family transporter, translating into MSSGPPDETAADRSMLAIPLAELTRLVVRNPVTVIVLGLLLAAGSVLVTAKSLGFKTSRLDLINPNSNYNQLWLEYLEQFGADDDVVVVVEGNAKEDVSPVLEAIYSRLSANRESFYAVLHERGLANVRAKALHYVPPDELAEMEGKLVALEPVLSGQWEAISFDRLLWGANQRLLIESPQQKQAAAAEMNRLADGLLHALREDGANPSIWDEPHESLSVMSQLDSEYFTANEGRMGFVLLRLVKNESSFSQGGEAIRRLRGIIRNVQEGHPEVKIGLTGLPVMENDEMEGSQKDMILSSVLSLIGVAVLFIAGFGGLRHPLLAVGTLIVGLAWSFGFVTLSIGHLNILSVSFGVILIGLGIDFGIHYVAKYLQLREKIGDSAAALIETSRSVGPGIVTGAATTAIAFFTAALTEFTGVAELGVIAGGGILVCLVGAFTLLPAMIVLGDRNRNRYLMPHPLRIDGWIAPMMQAPRVTLLASIVFCAFLATGASKLYYDHNLLNLQAQGLESVEWEKKLLEETDRSVWFALSIASSRQELIARKEAFERLSNVDHVEEIASLLPPEDEQRTTQIQRIRSRLTNLPEYPPALPITPAPQLAQVLAQSQQLLPGDDPTAMQARRRIGQARELLRTMPQAHYEAIMRSLQQRSAGEMLTQMHSLYAVSDPKTPDVDDFPEALVTRFVGKNNQYLLRIYPNGDIWDMESLANFVKQVQSVDAQVTGQPLQTFYASRQMQKSYIHAAIYSLIAVLIVLILDFRSLRHSLLALAPVGLGSAMLFGIQGFMDIPLNPANMIVLPLILGIGIDDGVHVLHDFRCQAGKRYRISASTATAVLITSLTTMIGFGSLMLADHQGLQSLGRVLTIGVTCCLFTSLIVLPAFLSTITGRLKKEEPSRKPKPEATRKRIRPGIFDPIGKEAVASDSRAAESISEGESDVPPKNTASGGQDSDKSLIIPVRRSP; encoded by the coding sequence ATGTCGTCCGGACCGCCAGACGAGACTGCTGCCGATCGCTCGATGCTGGCGATTCCGCTAGCCGAGCTGACGCGTCTCGTCGTTCGTAATCCGGTGACGGTGATCGTCTTAGGACTATTGCTCGCAGCCGGTTCGGTGCTGGTCACCGCCAAGTCGCTGGGCTTCAAAACCAGCCGGCTCGATCTGATCAATCCCAACAGCAACTACAACCAACTCTGGCTCGAGTATCTCGAGCAGTTCGGCGCCGATGACGACGTCGTGGTCGTCGTCGAAGGGAACGCGAAAGAAGACGTTTCGCCGGTGCTGGAGGCGATCTACAGTCGCCTATCGGCCAATCGCGAATCGTTTTACGCCGTTCTGCATGAACGGGGCCTGGCCAACGTTCGCGCCAAAGCGCTGCACTACGTGCCGCCCGACGAACTGGCGGAGATGGAAGGGAAGCTGGTCGCGCTGGAGCCGGTCCTCAGCGGACAATGGGAAGCGATCTCTTTTGATCGTCTGCTCTGGGGCGCCAATCAGCGTCTGTTGATCGAATCGCCGCAACAGAAGCAAGCGGCCGCCGCCGAGATGAATCGTCTGGCCGACGGTTTGCTTCACGCGCTGCGCGAGGATGGCGCCAATCCCTCGATCTGGGATGAGCCGCACGAGTCCCTCTCGGTCATGAGCCAACTCGACTCCGAATACTTCACCGCCAACGAAGGCCGCATGGGTTTCGTCTTGTTGCGGCTGGTCAAAAATGAATCGAGCTTTTCCCAAGGGGGCGAAGCGATCCGACGCCTGCGCGGGATCATCCGCAACGTGCAGGAAGGTCATCCCGAAGTGAAGATCGGCCTGACTGGTCTGCCGGTGATGGAAAACGACGAGATGGAAGGAAGCCAGAAGGACATGATCCTTTCGAGCGTCCTCAGCCTGATCGGCGTCGCCGTGTTGTTTATCGCCGGCTTCGGCGGCTTGCGTCATCCGCTCCTCGCCGTTGGTACGCTGATCGTCGGCCTGGCCTGGAGCTTCGGCTTCGTCACGCTCTCGATCGGCCACCTGAACATCTTGAGCGTTTCGTTCGGCGTGATCTTGATCGGCTTGGGGATCGACTTCGGCATTCACTACGTCGCGAAATACTTGCAGCTACGTGAGAAAATTGGCGATAGCGCCGCAGCGCTGATCGAAACGTCGCGCAGCGTGGGGCCCGGCATCGTGACCGGCGCCGCAACCACGGCGATCGCGTTTTTCACCGCCGCGTTGACCGAATTCACCGGCGTCGCCGAACTGGGCGTCATCGCCGGCGGCGGCATCCTGGTCTGCCTGGTCGGCGCGTTCACGCTGTTGCCGGCGATGATTGTCTTGGGAGACCGCAATCGCAATCGTTACCTGATGCCGCATCCGCTGCGAATCGACGGCTGGATCGCCCCGATGATGCAGGCCCCACGCGTTACGCTCTTGGCGTCGATCGTCTTTTGCGCCTTCCTGGCGACCGGCGCCTCGAAACTTTACTACGACCACAACCTGCTCAACCTGCAGGCCCAAGGGCTGGAAAGCGTCGAGTGGGAAAAGAAACTGCTGGAAGAGACCGACCGTAGCGTCTGGTTTGCGTTGTCGATCGCCAGCAGTCGGCAAGAGTTGATCGCGCGAAAAGAGGCGTTTGAAAGACTGTCGAACGTCGATCACGTCGAAGAAATCGCGTCGCTCCTGCCGCCGGAAGATGAGCAGCGGACCACGCAGATTCAGCGGATTCGCTCGCGACTGACCAACCTGCCGGAGTATCCGCCGGCATTGCCGATCACTCCGGCGCCGCAACTGGCGCAAGTCTTGGCGCAGTCGCAGCAATTGCTCCCCGGCGACGATCCGACCGCGATGCAGGCTCGCCGCCGCATCGGCCAAGCGCGGGAATTGCTCCGTACGATGCCGCAAGCGCACTACGAAGCGATCATGCGTTCGCTGCAACAGCGTTCGGCTGGCGAAATGCTGACGCAGATGCATTCGCTGTACGCCGTCTCTGACCCGAAAACGCCCGACGTCGACGACTTCCCCGAAGCGCTCGTCACCCGGTTCGTCGGCAAGAACAATCAATACCTGCTGCGGATCTATCCCAATGGCGACATCTGGGACATGGAATCGCTCGCCAATTTCGTCAAGCAAGTGCAATCGGTCGACGCCCAGGTGACCGGTCAGCCGCTGCAAACGTTCTACGCGTCGCGTCAGATGCAGAAGAGCTATATCCACGCGGCGATTTATTCTTTGATCGCCGTGCTGATCGTCCTGATCCTCGACTTCCGCAGCTTGCGACATTCGCTGCTGGCCCTGGCGCCGGTCGGACTGGGAAGCGCCATGCTGTTCGGCATTCAGGGCTTTATGGACATCCCACTCAACCCGGCCAACATGATCGTCCTGCCGCTGATCCTGGGGATCGGCATCGACGACGGGGTCCACGTGCTCCACGACTTCCGCTGCCAGGCTGGCAAGCGTTACCGCATTTCGGCGTCGACCGCGACCGCCGTGCTCATTACCTCGCTGACGACGATGATCGGCTTCGGCTCGCTGATGCTGGCCGATCACCAAGGGCTGCAGAGCCTGGGCCGCGTGCTGACGATCGGCGTAACCTGCTGTTTATTCACGTCGCTGATCGTGCTGCCGGCATTCTTGTCGACGATTACCGGCCGCCTGAAAAAAGAAGAGCCAAGCCGTAAACCGAAACCGGAAGCGACGCGTAAACGAATTCGCCCCGGCATTTTTGACCCGATCGGCAAAGAAGCGGTCGCGTCCGATTCGCGGGCCGCAGAGTCCATTTCCGAGGGCGAAAGCGACGTTCCGCCGAAAAACACGGCCAGCGGCGGCCAAGATTCGGACAAGTCGCTGATTATTCCGGTCCGCAGGTCCCCCTAG
- a CDS encoding STAS domain-containing protein, which yields MSFKYSFLRVRDNSEVVVADFQQSSILDEAAIDRIGVEFDRLVLEAVTAKKLLLNFRGVEYMSSAMIGKLLGLSKKCKEAKVKLKLCGVGPKINEIFQLMKLNKVLDIQKDEKGAIEAFNSPSLSNWFGLKS from the coding sequence ATGAGTTTCAAGTACAGCTTTTTGCGCGTCCGTGACAACAGCGAAGTGGTCGTCGCCGACTTTCAACAGTCGTCCATTCTGGACGAAGCGGCGATCGATCGGATCGGCGTCGAATTCGATCGCCTGGTCCTGGAAGCGGTTACCGCCAAAAAGCTTCTACTCAACTTCCGCGGCGTCGAGTACATGTCGTCGGCGATGATTGGCAAACTGCTCGGTTTGTCGAAGAAGTGCAAAGAGGCCAAGGTCAAATTGAAATTGTGCGGCGTCGGGCCCAAGATCAACGAGATCTTCCAGTTGATGAAGTTGAACAAAGTGCTCGACATTCAGAAGGACGAAAAAGGGGCGATCGAGGCCTTCAACAGCCCGTCGCTGAGCAACTGGTTCGGGCTGAAATCGTAG
- a CDS encoding ammonia-forming cytochrome c nitrite reductase subunit c552, with protein MSSKPANESSPSTGGRFIFLCFLALVVAGVTFAVTATLINIFERKQEARVPFVRLVEVNEVTTDPEIWGVNWPFQYDTYLKTVDMEESEYGGSSAMTQSKLDAHPWLKRLYAGYAFSIDYRDARGHAYMLHDQEVTKRVTERKQGGACLHCHASIIPTYRRLGLEAEGKPADAAALAADFNWPAVMAGFEQTCTMDYSSANAEVKKTPDHLPDETAADLEKNEPPATHEGTAHPVSCVDCHDPESMAIRVTRPGFVTGIAALAESDDPVPHLPSIAHWRSGKREKPYDPNTDASRQEMRTFVCAQCHVEYYCASKETLFFPWGEGLKAGDIEKAYDNHKFPDGTPFYDYEHGETKAHVYKAQHPEFELWSQGIHARSGVSCADCHMPYERQGAMKVSSHWVRSPMLSINRSCQNCHHVPEEELKARVEIIQDRTTDMIERAAVAMTDMLDAIRAAQASNATPEQLAPILDLQKKAMWRLDFISSENSKGFHADQEATKLLGESIDYSRQAQALALQIRAGEAPESTAPIVPVQGITPNDRTPPTEEKPEAATAEEPQGEEPKEEGDK; from the coding sequence ATGAGCAGCAAACCAGCGAACGAGTCTTCCCCTTCGACAGGCGGACGTTTTATCTTTCTCTGCTTTCTCGCTTTGGTCGTCGCCGGCGTTACCTTCGCCGTGACCGCTACCTTGATCAACATCTTTGAACGAAAGCAGGAAGCCCGCGTCCCGTTCGTGCGACTGGTCGAAGTGAATGAAGTGACGACCGACCCCGAGATCTGGGGCGTCAACTGGCCCTTCCAGTACGACACGTACCTCAAAACAGTCGACATGGAGGAGAGCGAATACGGCGGCTCGAGCGCGATGACGCAAAGCAAGCTCGACGCCCATCCATGGCTCAAACGACTCTACGCCGGCTATGCGTTCAGCATCGACTATCGCGACGCCCGTGGACACGCCTATATGCTGCACGACCAGGAAGTGACGAAGCGCGTTACCGAACGGAAACAAGGGGGCGCCTGTTTGCACTGCCACGCGTCGATCATTCCGACCTACCGCCGTTTGGGACTCGAAGCGGAAGGCAAACCGGCCGACGCCGCGGCGCTGGCCGCCGACTTTAACTGGCCCGCCGTCATGGCCGGTTTTGAGCAAACCTGCACGATGGACTACTCGTCAGCCAATGCGGAAGTGAAGAAAACGCCGGACCATCTCCCTGACGAAACAGCGGCCGATCTTGAAAAGAACGAACCGCCGGCGACGCATGAAGGGACCGCCCATCCGGTCAGTTGCGTCGATTGTCACGATCCCGAAAGCATGGCGATTCGCGTCACGCGTCCCGGCTTCGTAACCGGCATCGCCGCTTTGGCGGAAAGCGACGATCCCGTTCCTCACTTGCCGAGCATCGCCCACTGGCGATCCGGCAAACGCGAAAAGCCGTACGACCCGAACACGGACGCCAGTCGCCAGGAGATGCGGACCTTCGTTTGCGCTCAGTGCCACGTCGAATATTACTGCGCCAGCAAAGAGACCCTTTTCTTCCCGTGGGGCGAAGGCTTGAAAGCAGGCGACATCGAAAAGGCGTACGACAACCACAAATTCCCGGACGGCACGCCGTTCTACGATTACGAACATGGCGAGACCAAGGCCCACGTCTACAAGGCGCAGCATCCCGAGTTTGAGCTCTGGAGCCAAGGGATACATGCCCGCAGCGGCGTGAGCTGCGCGGACTGTCATATGCCGTACGAACGACAAGGCGCCATGAAGGTGAGCAGCCACTGGGTTCGCAGTCCCATGCTCAGCATCAATCGCTCTTGCCAGAACTGCCACCACGTTCCGGAAGAAGAGCTCAAAGCGCGGGTCGAAATCATTCAAGATCGGACCACCGACATGATCGAACGGGCGGCGGTCGCCATGACCGACATGCTCGACGCGATCCGGGCGGCCCAGGCATCCAATGCGACGCCGGAGCAGTTGGCGCCGATTCTCGACCTGCAAAAGAAAGCGATGTGGCGACTCGATTTCATCAGCAGCGAGAACTCCAAAGGGTTCCACGCCGATCAGGAAGCGACCAAGTTGCTCGGCGAATCAATCGACTACAGTCGCCAGGCCCAAGCGCTGGCGCTGCAAATCCGCGCCGGCGAAGCGCCGGAGTCGACCGCGCCGATCGTTCCGGTTCAAGGAATCACTCCCAACGACCGCACCCCTCCGACCGAGGAAAAGCCAGAAGCCGCGACGGCCGAAGAGCCCCAGGGGGAAGAACCGAAAGAGGAGGGAGACAAATAG
- the nrfH gene encoding cytochrome c nitrite reductase small subunit: MSTPTKSTPRSKRRKARTYFGIVSAVLAILLGVVSGLGAFTFGYGKGWSYLSNNPQTCANCHVMQGHMDSWEKSSHKNVAVCNDCHLPHDFVGKWVTKADNGFFHSLAFTLQDFHEPIQIKPRNAQVTQHACLHCHGEFVHQMGPTDSRFETMSCVHCHPSVGHALR, translated from the coding sequence ATGTCGACTCCGACGAAATCAACGCCACGCAGCAAACGTCGCAAAGCGCGAACCTATTTTGGGATCGTTTCGGCGGTGCTCGCCATTCTTCTTGGCGTCGTCAGCGGACTGGGCGCATTCACCTTCGGCTATGGCAAAGGGTGGAGCTATCTGAGCAACAACCCGCAGACCTGCGCCAACTGCCACGTCATGCAGGGGCACATGGACTCGTGGGAAAAGTCGAGTCACAAAAACGTCGCCGTCTGCAACGACTGTCACCTACCGCACGACTTCGTCGGCAAGTGGGTCACCAAAGCCGACAACGGCTTCTTTCATTCGCTGGCGTTCACGCTTCAAGATTTTCACGAACCGATTCAGATCAAGCCGCGCAACGCGCAAGTTACGCAGCATGCCTGTCTGCACTGTCACGGCGAGTTCGTCCACCAAATGGGACCGACCGACTCCCGATTTGAGACCATGTCGTGCGTTCATTGTCATCCCAGCGTCGGACATGCCTTGCGATAG